In Thermofilum pendens Hrk 5, the sequence ATAAATTCCCGGGGTGAGAGTATAGAGGGATGGCGAGGAGTAAGCTTGACTACCTTTTCGCGGCGGTATCAGTCTTGCTACTTGTCTCCCCGCTGATCGCCTACCTGACTGGTAACTGGGTCGGCTTCTGGCGGCTTGCCACGAACCTGGGCGACGAACCCGCCTACGTGGCTCTAGCCGTTGTGCTGTACTTCCTCGTCGACCAGGGCTTGGGGTTCTCGGTTTTACTAGCGCTCTCCACGACTGCTTGGTTGAACGTCGTAGTGAAGAATACCCTTCGGCTCCCCCGCCCCCCGAGGGAGCTGTGGCTTGCGAACGCAGAGGGGTACGGTTTTCCGAGTGGGCACTCGCAGACATCCACCACTTTTTGGTCCAGCCTCTCGCTTAAAACGCGGAGGCTCGGAGTAGTGGTTCTGGGTGTAGCGGTCGTAGCGATAGTCGGTGCCTCCAGGATAATGCTGAACGTGCACTATCCCTGGGACGTTGCCGGCGGCATTGCGCTGGGACTCGCTGTGTCTTACGCCTCGTACTACCTCTTCGACAGGCTACCGGGGAAGGCTTCTCTATCCTCCGCTGTTCTGGCGGTTTACGGGCTCGCGGTGGGGGGCCTCTACCTGGTAGTCGCGGACGCGACGATCGCTAGGATAGGGGGGCTGATAGTAGGCCTCTCCGTATACCCGCTGGTAAGCGAGAAGGTGAGCCTAGCCGGCAAGCCTCTCGCGTGGAGGGCGGTGCTCGCTGCGGTAGCCCTCGTGGTCGCCATGCTTCTAACGACGGTTGCTAAGGCGCAACCAGTCCCGGTACAGTTCATCGCCTACCTGGCTACGGGGGCTACAGTTGTAAGTCTACCGCTTCTACTGAAAAGAGCAGAAAAAGCTTAGAGACCCTATATATTCACGAACCTTTTTAGGGTTTCCTGGTCCAGCCGCTTCACGAGTTCCAGCACTAGTCGAACGGCGTTCTCCACGTCGCTCAGACTCACGATGCTGACGTGGCTGTGTATATGCCTAGTGGGCACGCCTATCACAATGCTGGGCCTTCCTCCCTTGTAAAGGTGAAGCCTGCCGGCATCCGTGCCGCCACTCACAGCCGATAGCTGGTAGGGGATCTTTGCCTCCTCGGCGACCTCTATGACGAACTCCTTGAAGCGAGGATTAGGTATCATCGACCTGTCGTACACGATTATGGACGGTCCCTTCCCGAGTTTAGCCGGAGCCTCGCTAGGCTTTATCCCCGGCACATCGCCGGCTATGTCTACCTCCGTAACTATGGCTACGTCGTGGTCTGCCACCCATCCAACAGTCTCGGCGCCCCTAAGCCCAACCTCCTCCTGCACAGTTGCAGCCGCGTAGAGCGTGTTCGGGTGGTCAATACCGTTAAGCCTGAGGTGCTTGAGGACCTCCATCGCTATGAAAGCCCCCACTCTGTCGTCCAAAGCTTTCGCCATGATTCTGTCCTCGAACGCGGTCCTCGTGAAGGGAGACCACGGCGCCACCGGGTCCCCTATTCTTACACCTAGCTTTTCTACTTCCTCCTTGCTCGTAGCGCCGACGTCGATGTACATCTGGCTGAACTGGACGACCTTCTGCCTCTCCTCCGGTGTCAACAGGTGCGGAGGCTTGCTCGTAATGACGCCGTAGACCTCCCCCTTCTTCGTCCTTATGACGACCCGCTGAGCCAGGAGAACCTGCTCAAACCAGCCTCCCAGCGTGGTGAACGTGATGAAACCTTCGGGGGTTATCCCCGTTACGAGGAAGCCCACTTCGTCCACGTGACCAGCGACAAGAACCTTGGGCCTCTCGCTCGAACCCCTCTTGACGAGGATCAGCGAGCCAAGGTTATCGCGTCTCACCTCGTCTGCGTACTCCGAGTAGTACTGCTTTATCCTCTCGAGGACGGGCTCCTCGAAGCCGGAAGGCGCCACTATCTCCGTTATCTCTTTTAAAACGTTCAGGGATTTTTCATCTAATTTGTACGCTGACACAGCGTGCTACTACACGTGGGAGTTTAAATTTCTTCCGCGCAGGAGAGAACCATAGTAAGCCCCTTAAAAAAGGCCATGCCAGGTAGAGGTTAGCGGCAAGGAGAAAACGAAAAATATATATTTTGCTGGAAATACTTATTTAGGACCAACGATGTTAACACTGCTGTTAACCACAGTAGTAGCTGTTGTCGTCCTCTTACTGGTAGCTGTAGCGTTTTCGGCTTCGCGAAAACTAGCGAGCCCTCCGAGAAAGGTGGGGCAGTGGTCTCCGGGCGACATGGGCTATACCTACGAGAAGCTCGAAGTAAAGACGAGCGACGGCTTGACGCTTAGGGGGTGGCTTATCCCTAGGGGGTCTGACAGGACAGTTCTCGTCGTCCACGGCTATACGTCTTCGAAGTGGGACGAGTGGTACATAAAGCCCGTTATAGACATCCTAGCTCGTAACAACTTCAACGTCGTAGCCTTCGATATGCGCGCCCACGGCGAGAGCGATGGGAGGTACACTACGCTGGGGTTACGCGAGGTGGAAGACATAAGCAAGATAATCGACTTACTAGAGGAAAAGGGGCTGGCGTCCAGGCTCGGCATGATCGGCTACTCGATGGGCGGCGCGATAACCCTAATGACCGCTGCGCGCGAAGACAGGGTGAAGGCCGCGGTGGCGGATAGCCCGTACATCGACATCAGAGCCTCGGGCAAAAGGTGGGTGAAAAGGGTTGGCGCGCCCCTAAGGTACCTGCTCCTAGCTTCGTACCCGCTGATAATCTACTTCACGAGTAAAACTACCCGGACCGACCCCAGTAAGCTCGTCATGTTCAACTATGCCTCGTTGATCCGCAAGCCGCT encodes:
- a CDS encoding M42 family metallopeptidase, yielding MSAYKLDEKSLNVLKEITEIVAPSGFEEPVLERIKQYYSEYADEVRRDNLGSLILVKRGSSERPKVLVAGHVDEVGFLVTGITPEGFITFTTLGGWFEQVLLAQRVVIRTKKGEVYGVITSKPPHLLTPEERQKVVQFSQMYIDVGATSKEEVEKLGVRIGDPVAPWSPFTRTAFEDRIMAKALDDRVGAFIAMEVLKHLRLNGIDHPNTLYAAATVQEEVGLRGAETVGWVADHDVAIVTEVDIAGDVPGIKPSEAPAKLGKGPSIIVYDRSMIPNPRFKEFVIEVAEEAKIPYQLSAVSGGTDAGRLHLYKGGRPSIVIGVPTRHIHSHVSIVSLSDVENAVRLVLELVKRLDQETLKRFVNI
- a CDS encoding phosphatase PAP2 family protein, translating into MARSKLDYLFAAVSVLLLVSPLIAYLTGNWVGFWRLATNLGDEPAYVALAVVLYFLVDQGLGFSVLLALSTTAWLNVVVKNTLRLPRPPRELWLANAEGYGFPSGHSQTSTTFWSSLSLKTRRLGVVVLGVAVVAIVGASRIMLNVHYPWDVAGGIALGLAVSYASYYLFDRLPGKASLSSAVLAVYGLAVGGLYLVVADATIARIGGLIVGLSVYPLVSEKVSLAGKPLAWRAVLAAVALVVAMLLTTVAKAQPVPVQFIAYLATGATVVSLPLLLKRAEKA
- a CDS encoding alpha/beta hydrolase, coding for MLTLLLTTVVAVVVLLLVAVAFSASRKLASPPRKVGQWSPGDMGYTYEKLEVKTSDGLTLRGWLIPRGSDRTVLVVHGYTSSKWDEWYIKPVIDILARNNFNVVAFDMRAHGESDGRYTTLGLREVEDISKIIDLLEEKGLASRLGMIGYSMGGAITLMTAAREDRVKAAVADSPYIDIRASGKRWVKRVGAPLRYLLLASYPLIIYFTSKTTRTDPSKLVMFNYASLIRKPLLIIAGRNDDLVALEEIETFFNENKKVNPNTELWVTDSKHVSAIQDYPKEYEKRVVEFFERWL